Proteins from a genomic interval of Rhodothermales bacterium:
- a CDS encoding TolC family protein, producing MNRLLLLLAVSALAWRPAGAQDTLTVGLGEALSRALEVSPDILAEQAGLQFAEGRLGHARASRLLTDAGATTAHAFAPALDNPNSTATDRLYLDPDVRNDWERLHPFSRLDVDVIQPLWTWGQIGRSIDAARAGVELEQAAVQESQYVVVERTGELYFSMLLLNVLDRLASEAGDAVSRAKEEVEKQLEAGSADVGDADLFQVLITEQEVRKRVARVREEMATARSGLTRQLMLPPGIALETEDRYLEPLGFQLDALEVYEQLALRHRPEVAQAQAGVEAREALVDVARSDYFPKLFLGAHMHYSGTTADRFRQRNPYVGDSFLSRSLEAGLGMRLQLNFRQTRARVEQARANLAEVQHLETGARELVLFEVEQAWRAVRIRQEELAAAEEAFRLSREWLLTEYNNFELELGDTDDLIKAVQAKLELEAGRHQAVFDLNMAILRLHTSSGLLEPLLAY from the coding sequence ATGAATCGCCTATTGCTTCTCCTCGCCGTGTCGGCCCTGGCCTGGCGGCCGGCCGGCGCGCAGGACACGCTAACCGTCGGACTTGGCGAGGCGCTCTCCAGGGCCCTTGAGGTCAGCCCCGACATCCTGGCCGAGCAGGCCGGTCTTCAGTTCGCAGAAGGTCGGCTAGGTCATGCACGGGCGAGCCGCCTCCTGACCGATGCCGGGGCCACAACGGCACACGCCTTCGCCCCCGCCCTGGACAACCCCAACAGCACGGCGACGGATCGTCTGTACCTGGACCCCGACGTTCGCAACGATTGGGAGCGCCTTCACCCCTTCAGTCGGTTGGATGTCGACGTGATCCAGCCATTATGGACCTGGGGGCAGATCGGCCGCAGTATCGACGCGGCGAGGGCCGGTGTCGAACTGGAGCAGGCCGCCGTGCAGGAATCACAGTATGTCGTGGTAGAGCGAACCGGGGAGCTGTACTTCAGCATGCTCCTTCTGAACGTACTCGATCGCCTGGCATCAGAGGCCGGGGATGCTGTTTCCCGGGCAAAGGAAGAGGTCGAAAAACAGCTGGAGGCAGGATCTGCGGATGTGGGTGATGCCGACCTGTTCCAGGTGCTCATCACGGAGCAGGAGGTGCGGAAGCGGGTGGCCAGAGTGCGCGAAGAGATGGCCACGGCGCGATCCGGGCTTACACGCCAGTTGATGCTCCCGCCTGGAATCGCGCTCGAGACCGAAGACAGATACCTGGAGCCGCTTGGCTTCCAGCTGGACGCGCTCGAGGTGTACGAGCAGTTGGCACTCCGGCACCGGCCTGAGGTTGCGCAGGCGCAGGCGGGTGTCGAGGCCCGCGAAGCGTTGGTGGACGTCGCCCGCTCCGACTACTTCCCCAAGCTGTTCCTTGGTGCGCACATGCACTACTCAGGAACGACGGCAGACCGGTTCCGGCAACGCAATCCCTACGTGGGGGACTCGTTTCTGTCCCGTTCACTGGAAGCCGGGCTCGGCATGCGCCTGCAGCTGAACTTTCGCCAGACCCGGGCCCGGGTAGAGCAGGCCCGCGCCAATCTCGCCGAAGTGCAGCATCTGGAGACGGGCGCGCGGGAGCTGGTCCTCTTTGAGGTGGAGCAGGCCTGGCGCGCCGTGCGGATCCGTCAGGAGGAGTTGGCCGCGGCCGAAGAGGCGTTCCGATTGAGCAGGGAATGGCTGCTGACCGAGTACAACAATTTCGAACTGGAGTTGGGCGACACGGATGACCTCATCAAGGCTGTACAGGCCAAGCTCGAACTGGAGGCCGGCCGCCACCAGGCTGTTTTTGACCTGAACATGGCGATTCTGCGGCTTCACACCAGCTCCGGGCTCCTGGAACCGCTACTGGCATACTAG
- a CDS encoding TonB-dependent receptor → MGAALLMAASTSADPVLGQNAEDSVRVILDEIQVSAIASGPVRYVELRSPQHVGGGDLAAALSGELGLFVYRRNPGGPATPRIRGWDGSQVAVVLEGVRLIEPQSGQVDLSMIPAAFLERARLVRSTATDQGAMGGQVDMTLLQASDGLMVRLAGGGGAFGARHGAVVLGGDRRRAGVTLGLHASRAPESWPLAENRRRIGAGRERQSAVATLNWRTGTARWTISHLSSHADTALPGPANGRPLRASQEDRLGVTALGASGVRERTLWRAQAVWQTSGATFRDADANLDRSSQTSRASLTATFGRERWDLQGGVDTQYLKGGPETETGGFVDISTRQPTSRLVIFAGLRQEVRTARYRAVPRVSVSTRGSGLLVSVSAGRSVRHPTFVERYWQPGGNPDLRPEVGYTVDAGLESRLGALVLKTTAFAAWLDNRIVWQPSLVMSGLQVWTPTNVGRARSTGLEWRALWAGNRVAVGIDGSYTRATDRSDSRSASFGHQLRYVPRTVIAVPVRWAVGAVELSASARYTGHRPIASDGSFEEPPYTELDLALRTTRRLAQADATLSIMLHNALDIPFETVRLYPMPGRHLTLHLNIDLSS, encoded by the coding sequence TTGGGGGCCGCCCTCCTGATGGCGGCGTCCACCAGCGCTGACCCGGTCCTCGGCCAGAATGCCGAGGACTCCGTGCGGGTGATTCTGGACGAGATTCAGGTGAGCGCAATCGCGTCGGGGCCGGTACGCTATGTCGAGCTGCGCTCCCCGCAGCACGTTGGCGGGGGCGATTTGGCGGCCGCCCTCTCGGGCGAGTTGGGACTATTCGTTTACCGCCGCAATCCGGGAGGGCCGGCAACGCCCCGGATTCGGGGCTGGGACGGCTCTCAGGTGGCAGTGGTGCTCGAGGGCGTTCGACTGATCGAGCCCCAGAGCGGGCAGGTGGATCTGTCCATGATCCCGGCGGCATTTCTCGAACGCGCGCGTCTTGTCCGCAGTACGGCCACCGATCAGGGCGCGATGGGTGGACAGGTCGACATGACGCTGCTTCAGGCCAGTGACGGGCTGATGGTGCGTCTCGCGGGCGGAGGCGGAGCGTTCGGGGCACGACACGGCGCCGTGGTGCTGGGCGGCGACAGGCGCCGGGCCGGCGTGACGCTGGGATTGCACGCGTCCCGGGCCCCAGAGTCATGGCCCCTCGCCGAGAATCGCCGTCGCATCGGTGCCGGTCGGGAGCGACAGAGTGCGGTGGCGACCCTCAACTGGCGCACCGGCACGGCCCGGTGGACGATCAGTCATCTTTCGTCGCACGCGGACACGGCGCTTCCGGGTCCCGCGAACGGAAGGCCACTGCGTGCCAGCCAGGAGGACCGACTCGGTGTGACTGCTCTTGGGGCCTCCGGTGTGCGGGAGCGCACCCTGTGGCGTGCCCAGGCCGTCTGGCAGACTTCGGGAGCAACCTTCAGAGACGCCGACGCAAATCTCGATCGGAGCAGCCAAACCTCCAGAGCCTCGCTCACCGCAACCTTCGGGCGTGAACGATGGGACCTGCAGGGCGGAGTCGACACGCAGTACCTGAAGGGCGGTCCTGAAACCGAAACCGGCGGGTTCGTGGATATCTCGACACGGCAGCCCACCAGCCGTCTCGTGATATTCGCGGGCCTGCGACAGGAAGTGCGCACGGCCCGGTACCGGGCCGTGCCCCGCGTTTCGGTGTCCACGAGAGGGTCCGGATTGCTGGTTTCGGTCAGTGCGGGCCGAAGCGTGCGACATCCCACTTTTGTGGAGCGCTATTGGCAGCCCGGAGGCAATCCGGACCTGCGTCCGGAAGTCGGCTACACGGTGGACGCGGGGCTGGAATCCCGCCTCGGAGCGCTGGTGCTGAAAACGACGGCTTTCGCCGCGTGGCTCGACAACCGCATCGTCTGGCAGCCCTCCCTCGTCATGTCCGGCCTCCAGGTATGGACGCCGACCAATGTTGGTCGCGCGCGATCGACGGGTCTCGAATGGCGTGCCCTCTGGGCCGGGAACCGTGTGGCCGTCGGAATCGACGGCAGCTACACCCGCGCCACGGACCGCAGCGATTCCCGATCTGCATCCTTCGGGCACCAGCTCAGATACGTGCCCCGCACGGTCATCGCGGTCCCGGTGCGATGGGCCGTGGGGGCCGTGGAGCTGTCCGCCTCGGCACGCTACACCGGCCATCGCCCGATTGCGTCCGATGGTTCATTCGAGGAGCCCCCGTACACCGAGCTCGACCTGGCACTGCGCACGACTCGTCGGCTCGCACAGGCCGACGCCACCCTGTCAATCATGCTGCACAACGCGCTCGACATCCCTTTTGAAACCGTGCGGCTCTATCCGATGCCGGGCCGACATCTGACTCTACACCTCAACATCGATCTCTCCTCATGA
- a CDS encoding (2Fe-2S)-binding protein, with the protein MHIDRCVCEGVTFKVLKEVADRSGCRTLQDLRDEARFATGCGLCRPYVAEMLRTGRTSFSEIIVEKAAEE; encoded by the coding sequence ATGCACATAGACCGCTGCGTCTGTGAAGGCGTCACGTTCAAGGTCCTGAAGGAGGTGGCAGACCGTTCAGGCTGCCGCACCCTTCAGGACCTGCGGGACGAAGCCCGGTTTGCGACCGGGTGCGGTTTGTGCAGACCGTACGTGGCCGAGATGCTGCGCACCGGCCGGACCTCGTTCAGCGAGATCATCGTGGAGAAGGCTGCGGAGGAGTAG
- a CDS encoding amidohydrolase family protein codes for MNTLFLLAALALSPAAAPEDVTAFVNVTVVPMDAERLVPGQTVLIEGDRIVAVGSDVQVPEGALVIDGSGQYLMPGLAEMHGHIPPPNQPAEEIEKTLFLYMANGITTVRGMLGYPGQLDLKAAANAGEIDAPTLYLAGPSFNGGSVNSPAQAADKVRRQVEEGWDLLKIHPGLSKAEFDSMAVTARRSGIDFGGHVPADVGLVHALEMGQLTFDHLDGYVEYLSSIDADAVDTGALADIVARTKAMGAWVVPTMVLWETLYGTNDLDDLNAFPELQYAHPSARASWENAFRQRVANPQFDLQQSRKVIDARMQVLAALNEADAGILMGTDAPQQYSVPGFSLHREMARMEDAGMSPYEVLRSGTVAVGTYFEAWDTFGQVAAGHRADLILVRGNPLEDLAHVADRGGVMVRGRWYAEETIQERLASIAASYRQ; via the coding sequence ATGAACACGCTCTTTCTGCTGGCTGCCCTGGCCCTGTCCCCGGCCGCTGCCCCCGAAGATGTCACTGCCTTTGTGAACGTCACGGTCGTCCCCATGGACGCCGAGCGGTTGGTGCCCGGCCAGACCGTATTGATCGAGGGCGACCGTATCGTGGCCGTCGGATCTGACGTTCAGGTACCGGAAGGGGCCCTGGTCATAGACGGTTCAGGACAGTACCTCATGCCGGGGCTCGCAGAAATGCATGGGCACATCCCTCCGCCGAACCAGCCCGCCGAGGAGATTGAGAAGACGCTCTTTCTCTACATGGCCAACGGCATCACCACCGTGCGCGGCATGCTCGGATATCCCGGGCAGCTGGATCTGAAGGCAGCCGCGAACGCGGGCGAGATCGACGCGCCGACGCTTTACCTGGCGGGCCCGAGTTTCAACGGCGGCTCGGTGAACTCGCCCGCACAGGCGGCCGACAAAGTCAGGCGGCAGGTGGAAGAGGGGTGGGACCTGCTGAAAATCCATCCGGGCCTGAGCAAGGCCGAGTTTGACTCCATGGCCGTGACTGCTCGCCGGTCGGGAATCGACTTCGGTGGGCACGTTCCGGCGGATGTAGGTCTTGTGCACGCCCTCGAGATGGGGCAGCTGACGTTTGACCACCTGGATGGCTACGTCGAGTACCTGTCTTCGATCGATGCGGACGCGGTTGACACGGGAGCCCTGGCAGACATCGTGGCGCGCACGAAAGCGATGGGCGCCTGGGTCGTGCCGACCATGGTGCTGTGGGAAACGCTGTATGGCACGAACGACCTCGACGATCTGAATGCCTTCCCGGAACTGCAATACGCGCATCCCTCGGCGCGGGCCTCATGGGAAAACGCGTTCCGCCAGCGGGTGGCCAATCCCCAGTTCGATCTGCAGCAGTCCCGGAAGGTCATCGATGCCCGCATGCAGGTTCTGGCGGCACTGAACGAGGCCGACGCCGGTATCCTCATGGGCACGGACGCGCCTCAGCAGTACTCGGTACCCGGCTTCTCATTGCACCGGGAGATGGCCCGCATGGAAGATGCCGGGATGTCGCCCTATGAGGTGCTGAGGAGCGGCACGGTCGCGGTCGGCACGTACTTCGAAGCCTGGGACACGTTCGGACAGGTGGCAGCCGGCCATCGGGCCGATCTCATCCTGGTCCGGGGCAACCCCCTGGAGGACCTGGCCCACGTGGCCGACCGTGGTGGGGTGATGGTTCGTGGCCGCTGGTACGCAGAGGAGACGATTCAGGAGCGCCTGGCATCGATTGCGGCGTCGTACAGGCAGTAG